The Gloeobacter morelensis MG652769 genome contains the following window.
GTTCTCATCGGATACTGCCCTTGTGGCCGTTTTTTCATTGGGTCTTGGGGGATTCGCTTGGCCCGACAGCGGGTGGGCGAGAGGCGGCACCCCCTTCGGGTGCCCCTCTCGCGCTCTCCCCCTCCCCGCCTCGCGGGGGTGCCACCCCCCCGACACCCCCCGGACTGGATGGCGCGGTAGGCGGGAGACTTTGTGGGTGGGATGGGCAGAGCTTTCCAGTGCGTGCACGCTTTGCGTGGCGACTGCGCCGAGATGGCTGGTAATGTCGCTGGGCAATTCCATGTCTATCCACGCGGATTCGATAGGACAAGGGCTCCAAGCCGTCAACTTGAAGCCCTTGTGCCGGGCATAGTTTGAGCGGCAGTTTCAGCCTTCATGTTAGAAAAAGACAAACTCATTCAATAGCTCAGCAAGCACACTCTGGTGCTGCCAACCTCTGGAAATATTCAAGTCGAGAGAACCTTGCTGATTGCGTACCCAATGCAAGATGGTGGAGCGATCCACAAAAGATTCCGGGGGTGTGCGACGCTCAACGGCAAGCTTCGCTCTGGCTGAACCCTCCAGGTATGGCACCGGTTTGCGTGTCCCAAGCGGCGAGAAACCGATTTCCTGAAGACGTTGCCCAAGAAGAGCGGTATCTGTGTGCTCGGTTCGAAGCCAGGTATCATAATTGGCCGCAAGCAATCTTTGCGGTCGATTTTCGCAGGGCTTCATCGCGCTGATAATTGTATAGCGCTTAAAGATTCCGCAGATCAAATCGGTCTGATTGTATTTGATCGATATTCCCCACAGATCGCCGATTAAGTCGTAGCAGCCGTTCTCATTGGGGAGGAATCCCAGGTCGTAATTGCCGTTCAACACACAGACCACTTCGGCATGGGCACGCTGGCCTTCGTATCCCCGCACGTAGGCATGCTTGCCAGTCAGAACCTCAAAGCCCATATCCTGAAAAGTTGCGGCGATGAGCTTCCCATCTGTGAGTGTGGTCCTGAGTGTGCTGAAGTGACCCATCGCAGCTCCTGACGCAAAGGGGCGTGTGCTTCTGTTGTAGCACTTGCAATTAACTAAAATCGCATTGACGCTTCCTCTCGCCCTGCAGGGTTTTCTGGTGTTGCAAGCTCGTTACCCCATATCTTCAACGGCTGCGGCAAACCCCTCCTCGACGCGGCTGAGATCCGGTGCGACAAGATAGCGTGTTCCGGTGAGCAACTGGGTGGCTTGCTCGGAACCGTGCTCCTGCAAAGACGATCTCGCTACGACACTGGCATCGACGACGATCATCCGCGCTCCTCGCGCTCCTCGCTGATGAGCACCGCGCTGTCGCTAGCTGTGCCGTACGGTCGGCTGGGTGATGAGCACAAAAATACGAACGTTCGTGCTATTATGGATGCACAGAAGCTGGCCGACCCAGAAACTTTTTTTTCGCGATTGAGGCAG
Protein-coding sequences here:
- a CDS encoding DUF1257 domain-containing protein; translation: MGHFSTLRTTLTDGKLIAATFQDMGFEVLTGKHAYVRGYEGQRAHAEVVCVLNGNYDLGFLPNENGCYDLIGDLWGISIKYNQTDLICGIFKRYTIISAMKPCENRPQRLLAANYDTWLRTEHTDTALLGQRLQEIGFSPLGTRKPVPYLEGSARAKLAVERRTPPESFVDRSTILHWVRNQQGSLDLNISRGWQHQSVLAELLNEFVFF